A region of Ferruginibacter albus DNA encodes the following proteins:
- the asnB gene encoding asparagine synthase (glutamine-hydrolyzing) codes for MCRIAGIVNPSFSTERLKQAVKEMCTTLSHGGPDDEGIYVCEHDSLVLGHRRLSIIDTSNAGHQPMSYQDNRYQISYNGEIYNYLELREQLKTLGHNFKTHSDTEVILAAFAEWHTQSFEKLNGMFSFAIWDDTTQELFLARDGSGIKPLYYAITPEGLAFASEIKAFQHIPYLQQANDNWKVFLLAFGHLPEPVTTLKNVKPLTKGSFIQYHVPTQTWISDVFHKFSFKEAIGDRKTAIQSVKETFQKAVRRHMISDAPIGVFLSGGLDSSLIALLAGEGDKIDLNTLSIYFSDKEFSEKKYQDIVQERLKGTQQQFLLQEKDFDEYFPCILQQMDQPSCDGINTWFISKYARQAGLKAVLSGIGGDELFGGYPSFERISAAISLQRLPNRLLNAFKKSSIKQLRRLTYLSIDGTIGKYLFLRGQFVPVEIAQQLDASESEIFNLLSNLPLENNHIEELSAFNQASWMEFNLYMQNQLLRDADVMSMAHGLEIRVPFLDKELISLAMSIHSDVKYAGERNKQLLIDTFNDILPKAIWDRPKMGFSFPFRNWMLNNAYVKEKVLSNGKTGEANYRQFAANKMHWSQLMALLHTSNN; via the coding sequence ATGTGCAGAATTGCCGGAATCGTTAACCCCTCTTTTTCAACAGAACGATTGAAACAGGCGGTGAAAGAAATGTGTACCACTCTTAGTCACGGAGGCCCCGATGATGAAGGTATTTACGTTTGCGAACACGATTCGCTCGTTTTAGGGCATCGCCGTTTATCAATTATTGACACTTCTAATGCCGGTCATCAGCCAATGAGCTACCAGGACAACAGGTATCAAATTTCTTATAACGGAGAAATATATAATTACCTGGAATTAAGAGAGCAACTTAAAACCCTGGGCCATAATTTTAAAACACATAGCGATACGGAAGTTATATTAGCTGCTTTTGCCGAATGGCATACCCAATCATTTGAAAAGCTGAATGGCATGTTTTCTTTTGCCATTTGGGATGATACCACACAGGAGCTTTTTTTAGCGAGAGATGGATCGGGGATCAAACCTTTATATTATGCCATTACACCGGAAGGATTGGCTTTTGCTTCCGAAATAAAAGCATTTCAGCACATTCCTTATTTGCAGCAGGCAAATGATAACTGGAAGGTTTTTTTATTGGCCTTTGGTCATCTTCCCGAACCTGTTACCACACTAAAAAATGTAAAGCCGCTTACCAAAGGATCGTTCATACAATATCATGTTCCAACACAGACATGGATATCAGACGTTTTTCATAAATTTTCTTTTAAAGAAGCAATAGGAGACCGAAAAACTGCTATACAATCAGTAAAAGAAACGTTTCAAAAAGCCGTAAGAAGACACATGATCTCTGATGCTCCTATTGGGGTATTTTTAAGTGGTGGCTTAGATTCGAGCTTAATTGCTTTGCTAGCCGGCGAAGGAGATAAAATCGATCTGAATACGCTCTCTATTTATTTTAGTGATAAAGAATTTTCGGAAAAAAAATACCAGGATATTGTCCAGGAAAGATTGAAAGGAACGCAGCAACAATTCCTGTTACAGGAAAAAGACTTCGACGAATATTTCCCTTGCATTTTACAGCAAATGGACCAGCCAAGCTGCGATGGCATCAATACCTGGTTCATCAGCAAATATGCCAGGCAAGCCGGCTTAAAAGCCGTACTGTCCGGCATTGGCGGCGATGAATTATTTGGCGGCTATCCCTCTTTTGAACGCATCAGCGCTGCTATTTCTTTACAACGATTACCCAATCGCTTATTAAATGCTTTCAAAAAATCAAGTATAAAGCAATTGCGCCGTTTAACTTATTTATCTATTGATGGCACTATTGGCAAGTATCTTTTTTTAAGAGGTCAGTTTGTTCCTGTAGAAATTGCACAACAATTAGATGCCAGCGAAAGCGAGATCTTCAACCTGCTTTCCAATCTTCCTTTGGAGAATAATCATATAGAAGAATTAAGCGCCTTTAACCAGGCAAGTTGGATGGAATTTAATCTTTACATGCAAAATCAGCTATTACGTGATGCGGATGTAATGAGTATGGCACATGGATTGGAGATCCGTGTTCCGTTTTTAGACAAAGAGTTGATTAGCCTGGCAATGAGCATTCATTCAGATGTTAAGTATGCCGGCGAAAGAAACAAACAATTATTGATAGATACTTTCAACGATATTCTTCCCAAAGCCATCTGGGATAGACCTAAAATGGGCTTCTCTTTCCCTTTCAGGAACTGGATGCTAAACAATGCTTACGTAAAAGAAAAAGTATTGAGTAATGGAAAAACAGGAGAAGCAAACTACCGTCAATTTGCAGCCAATAAAATGCATTGGTCGCAATTAATGGCATTATTACATACCAGCAATAACTAA
- a CDS encoding sensor histidine kinase, producing the protein MSYKYQTIINFIAILSIATGLLVISGWILNNVSIVCFLPSHLPVKLSTAICMILSGFSQLFFYKKGKYNALLYRTSSIMMIFIAGLYFFSNIFHYRVFIDTLFNNSVSQLFTSRHVSLGMSYAPAICFFILGLAYIYSKSNIVTIRLLVQWGLHIVTLMSVIALMGHLYKVPNFYKIPFFSPMATHTAVAIFLLSIAGALINPSLGIAGLLTGDKIGNIAARRIFPTFSFLLLGFAYIRLEVYRRTSLGIEFSAILFSVAIILTFLIFIWYTAVQLNKIDAKRKAAEESMALLNIHMEQKIEHRTINLKEALLQLEASKQELSQALEKEKELGEIKSQFVSLASHEFKTPLSTILSSASLIALYENENDQPSREKHVQRITQSVMHLNSVLEDFLSIGKLESGHVNVEPSLFNIDSFIKDILDEMKMTVKQGQQLQFALKGGGDFVTDKRLLKNILINVLSNAIKFSNNDIVINIANKADELHILVEDKGIGIPVEDQKHLFSSFYRAKNASHISGTGLGLHIVKRYIDLLHGAIELQSEAKKGTSVYIRLPFMNQPETIIT; encoded by the coding sequence ATGAGTTATAAATACCAGACAATAATAAATTTTATTGCGATCTTAAGTATTGCAACGGGTTTGCTGGTAATTTCAGGATGGATATTAAATAATGTATCGATTGTATGCTTTTTGCCTAGTCACCTCCCTGTAAAACTTAGTACAGCAATCTGTATGATCTTATCGGGGTTCTCACAACTTTTTTTCTACAAGAAGGGCAAATATAATGCATTGCTATATAGAACATCTTCAATAATGATGATTTTTATTGCAGGCTTATATTTTTTTTCAAATATTTTTCATTATCGTGTGTTTATTGATACGTTATTTAATAATAGTGTATCCCAGCTTTTTACATCCCGCCATGTTTCGTTGGGCATGTCGTATGCGCCGGCTATCTGTTTTTTTATTTTGGGATTGGCGTACATCTACTCCAAATCAAATATAGTGACAATACGGTTGCTGGTACAATGGGGGCTGCACATTGTTACCCTAATGTCAGTGATTGCTTTAATGGGGCACTTATATAAAGTTCCTAATTTTTATAAAATCCCTTTCTTTAGTCCAATGGCAACGCATACTGCTGTTGCTATTTTTCTGCTTTCAATAGCCGGCGCTTTAATAAATCCATCGTTGGGAATTGCAGGATTACTTACAGGAGATAAAATTGGAAATATAGCTGCCAGGAGAATTTTTCCAACCTTTTCATTTTTGTTATTGGGCTTTGCCTATATACGATTGGAAGTATATCGAAGAACTTCGTTAGGGATAGAGTTTTCCGCTATTCTGTTTTCTGTAGCTATTATTCTCACTTTTTTGATATTTATATGGTACACAGCAGTGCAGTTGAACAAGATCGATGCAAAACGAAAAGCCGCTGAAGAATCGATGGCGCTTTTGAATATTCACATGGAGCAAAAGATCGAGCACCGTACCATCAATTTAAAGGAAGCATTGCTTCAACTGGAAGCATCGAAACAGGAATTAAGCCAGGCATTGGAAAAAGAAAAAGAACTGGGAGAAATAAAGTCGCAGTTCGTATCTCTGGCTTCTCATGAATTCAAAACGCCGTTAAGTACTATTTTATCTTCGGCATCGCTTATTGCACTTTATGAAAATGAGAACGATCAGCCTAGCAGGGAAAAACATGTACAAAGAATTACTCAGTCTGTAATGCATTTGAACAGTGTATTGGAAGATTTTCTCTCTATAGGAAAATTAGAATCGGGGCATGTGAATGTAGAACCATCCTTGTTTAATATCGATAGCTTTATTAAAGATATACTGGATGAAATGAAGATGACAGTAAAGCAAGGACAGCAGCTGCAATTTGCATTAAAAGGCGGCGGAGATTTTGTTACCGATAAACGGCTGCTAAAAAATATTTTAATCAATGTGTTAAGCAACGCCATTAAATTTTCGAATAATGATATAGTGATTAATATTGCCAATAAAGCCGATGAGTTGCATATATTGGTAGAAGATAAAGGCATTGGGATACCGGTGGAAGATCAAAAGCATTTATTCTCCAGTTTTTACAGGGCAAAAAATGCATCCCATATCAGCGGTACAGGACTTGGCTTGCATATTGTAAAAAGGTATATTGACCTTTTGCATGGAGCTATTGAACTGCAAAGTGAAGCTAAAAAAGGAACCTCTGTTTATATTCGACTGCCGTTTATGAATCAGCCTGAAACCATAATTACATAA
- a CDS encoding response regulator: MAKKILIIEDNTEVRENVAEILALSKYLVLSATNGKQGIEIALSENPDLIICDVMMPLMDGYAVLNALNMENATFGIPFIFLTARSERGDVRKGMEMGADDYITKPFTRFELLRAVEARLQKSESFKLVLAGNNNHVSELMKVARTTSTAPLISEHREAYTFKKKEVLYEEGQKPKAVYYIVKGKVKISKTNDEGKELIINICTEGDFFGYSQVLENINHTESAKVLEDAEIMLIAVDDFISLLVNDAQLSKQFIKIIAKNMLEKEQRLVSFAYNSLRKKVAYGLLQVYEKYENKQSQPGEIIISRENLAKLSGVATESLIRTLADFKVENLIDLEAGKVIFLNLRKLQELRD, encoded by the coding sequence ATGGCGAAAAAAATATTGATAATTGAAGACAATACCGAAGTGAGAGAAAATGTGGCAGAGATTCTTGCGCTGTCAAAGTATTTAGTGCTGTCCGCTACAAATGGCAAGCAGGGAATAGAAATAGCATTGTCCGAAAATCCCGACCTGATCATTTGTGATGTAATGATGCCGCTGATGGATGGTTATGCTGTTTTAAATGCATTGAATATGGAAAACGCAACCTTTGGCATTCCGTTCATTTTTTTAACAGCAAGGTCTGAAAGAGGGGATGTTCGCAAAGGGATGGAAATGGGAGCAGACGATTATATCACCAAACCATTTACACGATTTGAATTGTTAAGAGCCGTTGAAGCAAGACTTCAAAAAAGCGAATCATTTAAATTAGTATTGGCAGGAAATAACAATCATGTTTCCGAATTGATGAAAGTAGCAAGAACAACCAGCACAGCTCCTTTAATTTCAGAACATAGGGAGGCTTATACATTTAAGAAAAAAGAGGTTTTGTACGAAGAAGGACAAAAACCCAAAGCTGTTTATTATATCGTAAAAGGGAAGGTCAAAATTTCAAAGACCAATGACGAGGGCAAGGAACTTATCATTAACATCTGTACAGAAGGAGATTTTTTCGGGTACTCCCAGGTGTTGGAAAACATTAATCATACTGAATCTGCCAAAGTGCTGGAAGATGCAGAGATCATGTTGATAGCAGTAGATGATTTTATTTCCTTATTGGTAAATGATGCACAATTATCGAAACAATTCATTAAGATCATAGCCAAAAATATGCTTGAAAAAGAACAACGGCTGGTAAGCTTTGCCTATAACTCTTTGCGCAAAAAAGTGGCATATGGCTTATTACAGGTATATGAAAAATATGAGAACAAACAAAGCCAGCCGGGCGAAATAATAATTTCCAGGGAGAACCTGGCAAAGCTCAGCGGGGTGGCTACAGAATCTTTAATACGCACATTAGCCGATTTTAAAGTTGAAAATTTGATTGACCTGGAAGCAGGGAAAGTGATCTTCCTTAATCTCAGAAAACTGCAGGAATTACGGGATTAA
- a CDS encoding tetratricopeptide repeat protein, protein MTKWITIFLLLCQCAFAQPQLTAYVANSEKQNGNKIFAPNNGAYRALAILQNEDTATSDKTISAEDISRSLKEYKKALALTPNDTLLLYQIGHCFASGDTPEKDSALKYYNKAIDKSKAFYDAYLGRGYLYALLFGNFRKAHKDFDKSIEIKPMNQYAYLYSGMLYFNERDYQKAKAMYDKAIALYPDFGEAYYERSKAWYEIGVNTMVCKDLDTASKLGFAKAEEDKKIYCQ, encoded by the coding sequence ATGACAAAATGGATAACCATTTTCCTTTTGTTGTGCCAATGTGCTTTTGCGCAGCCGCAGCTTACTGCCTATGTAGCAAATAGCGAAAAACAGAATGGAAATAAAATATTTGCTCCAAACAATGGGGCTTACCGGGCACTGGCTATTCTTCAAAATGAAGACACCGCCACCAGCGATAAAACTATAAGCGCTGAAGACATCAGCAGGTCATTAAAAGAATATAAAAAGGCGTTGGCACTAACACCCAACGATACATTGCTGTTATACCAGATCGGGCATTGTTTTGCTTCAGGCGATACTCCTGAAAAAGACAGCGCTTTAAAGTATTACAACAAAGCAATCGACAAATCAAAAGCGTTTTATGATGCTTATTTAGGCAGAGGATATTTGTATGCATTGCTGTTTGGAAACTTTAGAAAAGCACATAAAGATTTTGATAAGAGCATTGAAATAAAGCCGATGAATCAATACGCTTATTTGTATAGCGGCATGCTTTATTTTAATGAAAGAGATTATCAAAAAGCAAAGGCGATGTACGATAAAGCGATAGCATTATATCCTGATTTTGGCGAAGCGTATTACGAACGTTCCAAAGCATGGTATGAAATAGGCGTGAACACAATGGTTTGCAAAGACCTGGATACCGCATCAAAACTAGGTTTTGCAAAGGCGGAAGAGGATAAGAAGATCTATTGCCAATAA